Proteins encoded together in one Pseudomonas sp. Seg1 window:
- a CDS encoding fimbrial protein, whose translation MNRTYRIITTLLLFHSAGAVANCYIDDNGQAGDGKPRVINFSAPSTLNIPADSSSLTVLDVTTSGLNKHIRPVCIPEENSGFQLNPALGSQPATGTVFTLRNTGLDLRLRIEGFSAFFSKLDPQPSFIAKTGMLIKDGPYRLFLIKNRTIEPGTTIPAGLLGTWVTSSGYVIASFNLLNPINVVAASCTVNDVNVAMGYDYQLHQLENVGDTTPPVAFKIPVVGCDKSINKIQIRLNATTPIVDKDTGTVELDQYSTARGIGLRITNGLMGNILMDETYQLGRFTSGAETAEANFFAAYTRIPGAEFRAGSANTSINFVMSYL comes from the coding sequence GTGAACAGAACCTACCGAATCATCACAACATTACTGCTCTTCCACTCTGCCGGGGCGGTCGCCAACTGCTATATCGATGACAATGGGCAGGCCGGCGACGGCAAGCCTCGCGTCATAAATTTCAGTGCGCCATCAACCCTGAATATTCCCGCCGATAGCAGCAGTCTGACCGTCCTTGATGTGACCACTTCGGGGTTGAACAAGCATATCCGACCGGTGTGTATCCCTGAGGAAAATTCCGGTTTCCAGTTGAATCCCGCATTGGGCTCTCAGCCCGCCACGGGCACAGTATTCACTTTGAGAAATACCGGACTGGACCTGAGGCTGAGAATAGAAGGCTTTAGCGCGTTCTTCTCCAAACTGGATCCGCAGCCGAGCTTCATCGCAAAGACCGGCATGCTGATAAAGGACGGGCCGTACCGCTTGTTTCTGATCAAAAACCGCACCATCGAACCGGGCACCACCATTCCCGCTGGCTTGCTCGGCACCTGGGTCACCAGCAGTGGCTATGTCATCGCCTCCTTCAATTTGCTCAATCCGATCAATGTCGTCGCCGCGTCCTGCACGGTGAACGACGTGAACGTCGCGATGGGCTATGACTACCAACTGCACCAACTGGAAAACGTCGGTGATACCACACCACCGGTCGCCTTCAAGATTCCTGTCGTCGGCTGCGACAAGAGCATCAATAAAATTCAGATTAGACTCAACGCCACCACCCCCATCGTCGACAAAGACACCGGCACCGTGGAGCTTGACCAATACTCCACCGCCAGAGGTATTGGCCTGAGAATCACCAACGGCTTGATGGGCAATATCCTGATGGATGAAACCTACCAGCTTGGCCGCTTCACCAGCGGCGCGGAAACCGCCGAGGCGAATTTCTTTGCGGCATACACCCGAATCCCGGGCGCGGAGTTTCGCGCCGGCAGCGCCAACACCAGTATCAATTTCGTCATGTCGTATTTATAG
- a CDS encoding DUF2252 family protein, which yields MKIPRPSARLEPLSQLRNLKMARSAHAYVRGSTVQFYEWLHSQPGRSLPKGPAVWICGDCHAGNLGPTGDLKGKIDIHIRDLDQTVIGNPAHDLVRLALSLATAARGSDLPGVATARMLEEMMRGYEQAFEGDLDEEPPRPTQIKAGMRSAVQRTWKHLAAERIENSKPTIPLGKQFWTLSRPERAALKALCATPEIHTLVTSLKGRSKDDRVKMLDSAYWVKGCSSLGLQRYAVLLGVGEGDDQEYCLLDVKEAVGAAAPRAARVTMPRDNGKRVVEGARSLSPGLGNRMLATRMLDHGFFVRELLPQDMKLELDQLSQRDAMLAAGYLARVVGLAHARQMDLATRASWIGELQACRSKTLDAPSWLWTSVVQLVGNHERGYLEHCRRYALAH from the coding sequence ATGAAAATCCCACGGCCCTCCGCACGCCTTGAACCGCTGTCGCAACTGCGCAATCTGAAAATGGCCCGCTCGGCGCACGCTTATGTACGTGGCAGCACCGTGCAGTTTTACGAGTGGCTGCACAGCCAGCCGGGGCGCAGCCTGCCAAAAGGTCCGGCGGTGTGGATCTGTGGCGATTGCCATGCCGGCAATCTGGGGCCGACAGGGGATCTGAAGGGGAAAATCGACATTCATATCCGCGACCTCGATCAGACCGTCATCGGCAATCCCGCGCATGATCTGGTGCGTTTGGCCCTGTCGCTCGCCACAGCCGCCCGCGGCTCGGATTTGCCCGGCGTGGCGACCGCACGAATGCTTGAAGAGATGATGCGCGGCTACGAGCAGGCCTTTGAAGGCGATCTGGATGAAGAGCCGCCGCGCCCGACTCAGATCAAGGCCGGGATGCGCAGTGCGGTGCAGCGCACCTGGAAGCATCTGGCTGCGGAACGGATCGAGAACAGCAAACCGACCATCCCGCTGGGCAAGCAATTCTGGACACTGTCCCGGCCTGAGCGTGCGGCGCTGAAGGCGCTGTGTGCCACACCGGAAATCCACACGCTGGTGACTTCACTGAAGGGCCGGTCGAAGGACGACCGGGTAAAAATGCTCGACTCGGCGTATTGGGTCAAAGGTTGCAGCTCGCTGGGATTGCAGCGTTATGCGGTGTTGCTCGGTGTGGGCGAGGGTGACGATCAGGAGTATTGCCTGCTGGATGTCAAAGAGGCCGTCGGTGCCGCCGCTCCACGTGCAGCCCGCGTCACCATGCCCAGGGACAACGGCAAACGCGTGGTCGAAGGTGCGCGTTCGTTATCACCGGGGCTCGGCAATCGGATGCTCGCGACACGCATGCTCGATCACGGATTTTTCGTCCGCGAGTTGCTGCCGCAGGACATGAAGCTTGAACTGGATCAGTTGAGCCAACGCGATGCGATGCTCGCGGCCGGTTATCTGGCGCGGGTCGTGGGGCTGGCCCATGCACGGCAGATGGACTTGGCGACGAGGGCCTCATGGATAGGCGAATTGCAAGCTTGCCGCTCGAAAACCCTGGACGCGCCGTCGTGGCTTTGGACGAGTGTGGTGCAGTTGGTCGGCAATCATGAGCGCGGGTATCTGGAGCATTGTCGCCGGTATGCGTTGGCGCACTGA
- a CDS encoding helix-turn-helix domain-containing protein, translating into MSRPAVPLHAKHPSFAAISDTPPLPARTVVVLAFDDLLLLNAAGPLEVFAALPRVLAGDFATNPPYRLLVASPQGGQVMSVSGITVTTCSLEQVDQIAPVIDTLIVAGGPGMAALEADQHACDWLRSRAPQIRRLCSIGTGTFALAAAGLLDGRKVVTHWKFADELQARYPALHCQTEALYLHDGNLWTCGGATAGIDLALGLVEQDLGAHAALALARYFTVFLWRSAEQPQLSASLNAQSKALRTDQDVRLARLHGWIAGNLNGDLRVDRLAEQFGMSPRHFARAYVAATGETPAQAVENLRMEAASRLLKTTDEPIKRIAETVGFGREERMRRAFQKHFGISAQSYRNQVKSTAVPAPGITLERLAQ; encoded by the coding sequence ATGTCGAGGCCCGCCGTGCCGCTCCATGCCAAACACCCCTCCTTTGCTGCCATCTCTGACACGCCGCCGTTGCCTGCGCGCACGGTGGTAGTGTTGGCGTTCGACGATCTGTTGCTGCTGAATGCGGCCGGGCCGCTTGAGGTGTTTGCCGCGTTACCGCGCGTGTTGGCCGGCGACTTTGCAACGAATCCGCCGTATCGGTTGCTGGTGGCCTCGCCGCAGGGTGGTCAGGTGATGTCGGTCTCGGGCATCACCGTCACCACCTGTTCGCTGGAGCAGGTCGATCAGATAGCGCCAGTGATCGATACGCTGATCGTCGCCGGTGGACCGGGCATGGCCGCCCTCGAGGCCGACCAACATGCCTGCGACTGGCTACGCAGCCGCGCCCCGCAAATCCGCCGTCTCTGCTCGATTGGCACCGGCACTTTTGCCCTCGCCGCTGCGGGCCTGCTCGATGGGCGCAAAGTGGTGACGCACTGGAAATTCGCCGATGAATTACAGGCGCGCTACCCGGCGCTGCACTGTCAGACCGAAGCGCTGTACCTGCACGACGGCAATCTCTGGACGTGCGGCGGTGCCACGGCGGGTATCGATCTGGCGCTCGGGCTGGTCGAACAGGATCTCGGCGCCCACGCCGCATTGGCGCTGGCTCGCTACTTCACCGTGTTCCTCTGGCGCAGCGCCGAACAGCCGCAGCTCAGCGCCTCGCTCAATGCGCAATCGAAGGCCTTGCGCACCGATCAGGATGTGCGTCTGGCCCGTCTGCACGGGTGGATTGCTGGAAATCTGAACGGTGATCTGCGGGTCGATCGGCTCGCCGAGCAGTTCGGCATGAGCCCGCGCCACTTTGCCCGCGCTTACGTCGCCGCCACCGGGGAAACGCCTGCTCAAGCGGTAGAGAACTTGCGCATGGAGGCGGCGAGCCGGCTGCTGAAAACCACCGATGAACCGATCAAGAGGATTGCCGAAACCGTGGGCTTTGGTCGCGAAGAGCGCATGCGCCGAGCGTTTCAAAAGCATTTCGGCATCAGTGCGCAGAGTTACCGCAACCAGGTCAAATCCACTGCGGTGCCTGCCCCGGGCATCACATTAGAGCGACTGGCCCAGTAA
- a CDS encoding ABC transporter substrate-binding protein codes for MPLKLPAAKHPLLTRFKALLCCAALVLAHPVSAASEPLKMGDQSGLIQALLHAAGEDKDLAYPLSWHPFLAGTTMLEALSAGAIDAGVVGNAPPVFAQAGGFDVRIIGVASGAQNNNALLVPQDSQVHSVADLKGLRIAVAKGSSGHYLLLAALHQAGLTPRDVNIAYVSPVDAQNAFASGKLDAWAVWYPFVGQATSRGARILVDGSGWPETGLNFTVASKRALADPERAGQVGDLLARLARAQAWATAHPEAWAKVFAQTTRLPVELVQEMLAHQDLRYVPIQPTVINSQQRLADMFAAERLIPKPLQVEQIFDDRFNALLPTPQ; via the coding sequence ATGCCGCTAAAACTTCCTGCTGCCAAGCACCCACTGCTGACGCGGTTCAAAGCGTTGCTGTGCTGCGCCGCGTTGGTACTGGCGCATCCGGTGTCGGCTGCCAGCGAACCATTGAAAATGGGCGACCAGAGCGGTCTGATTCAGGCGTTGCTGCATGCGGCGGGTGAGGACAAGGATTTGGCGTATCCGCTGTCGTGGCATCCCTTTCTGGCCGGAACGACGATGCTGGAAGCGCTGAGTGCCGGAGCGATCGACGCCGGTGTGGTCGGCAATGCGCCGCCGGTGTTCGCCCAAGCGGGCGGTTTCGATGTGCGCATCATCGGCGTGGCCAGTGGTGCGCAAAACAACAACGCGCTGCTGGTTCCGCAGGATTCTCAAGTTCATAGCGTGGCCGATCTCAAAGGCCTGCGCATCGCCGTGGCCAAAGGCAGCAGTGGCCATTATTTATTGCTGGCGGCGCTGCATCAGGCAGGCCTGACCCCGCGTGATGTGAACATCGCCTACGTCAGCCCGGTGGATGCGCAAAATGCGTTCGCCAGCGGCAAACTCGACGCTTGGGCGGTGTGGTATCCCTTTGTCGGCCAGGCCACTTCGCGTGGTGCGCGGATTCTGGTCGATGGCAGTGGCTGGCCGGAAACCGGTCTGAATTTCACCGTCGCCAGCAAGCGCGCACTGGCAGATCCTGAACGAGCAGGGCAGGTCGGCGATCTGTTGGCTCGACTGGCCCGCGCCCAAGCCTGGGCCACCGCGCATCCTGAGGCCTGGGCCAAGGTGTTCGCCCAGACCACCCGCCTGCCTGTCGAACTGGTGCAGGAGATGCTCGCGCATCAAGACCTTCGCTACGTGCCGATTCAGCCGACAGTGATCAACTCGCAACAACGACTGGCGGACATGTTTGCTGCCGAGCGCCTGATTCCAAAACCCCTGCAAGTCGAGCAGATCTTCGACGACCGTTTCAACGCCTTGCTGCCAACACCGCAATAA
- a CDS encoding aryl-sulfate sulfotransferase, which translates to MPNLERTTLKRQKTGLIAVDHARSAGGYTLFAPQTADGNVFLIDLDGEIVHRWKLPQRPGRDAVILRNGNLGYNGNHPDSPDLFPGWSVWHGGAFSEVTPEGEVVWEHTDLLHHHDAQWLDNGNLLYTTAEPLSAELARRVVGGIPGSEAPGGVIYADVVKEVDRQGNVVWEWRSWEHLRPEDYPLHECFERHHWPMTNAVTPGRDGKVILSLRSVSSVIAVQRGSGEVLWRLGHDLVAQQHCPSELDNGNVLVFDNGIFRPHISMPHSRIVEINPTTQRIEWQYADTPGYAFYTPFMGGAQRLQNGNTLITEANFGRLFEVTHQGEVVWEYVNPFFASYPDAPSRNYLPGENNAIFRAHRYQREDLPWLRD; encoded by the coding sequence ATGCCCAACCTCGAACGCACCACGCTCAAACGCCAGAAAACCGGTCTGATCGCTGTCGATCATGCCCGCAGCGCTGGTGGCTACACGCTGTTCGCCCCGCAAACGGCGGACGGCAACGTGTTTTTGATCGACCTTGACGGCGAGATCGTCCATCGCTGGAAACTGCCGCAACGCCCCGGCCGCGACGCGGTGATCCTGCGCAACGGCAACCTCGGTTACAACGGCAACCATCCTGATTCACCGGACCTGTTCCCGGGCTGGTCGGTATGGCATGGCGGCGCGTTCAGCGAAGTTACGCCTGAAGGCGAGGTGGTCTGGGAACACACCGATCTGCTCCATCACCACGACGCGCAATGGCTGGACAACGGCAACCTGCTGTACACCACCGCTGAGCCGTTGAGTGCCGAATTGGCCCGTCGTGTAGTCGGCGGCATTCCCGGCAGCGAGGCGCCGGGCGGGGTGATTTATGCCGACGTGGTCAAGGAAGTCGATCGCCAGGGCAACGTGGTCTGGGAATGGCGCAGCTGGGAGCATCTGCGCCCTGAAGACTATCCGCTGCACGAGTGCTTCGAGCGCCACCACTGGCCGATGACCAATGCGGTGACGCCGGGCCGCGACGGCAAGGTGATCCTGAGTCTGCGCAGCGTTTCTTCGGTGATCGCCGTGCAACGTGGCAGCGGTGAAGTGCTGTGGCGTCTGGGCCACGATCTGGTCGCGCAGCAGCATTGCCCGAGTGAGCTGGACAACGGCAACGTGCTGGTTTTCGACAACGGCATCTTTCGCCCGCACATCAGCATGCCGCACTCGCGCATCGTCGAAATCAACCCGACGACGCAACGCATCGAATGGCAGTACGCCGACACGCCGGGTTATGCCTTTTACACCCCGTTCATGGGTGGCGCGCAGCGGTTGCAAAACGGCAACACGCTGATCACTGAAGCCAACTTCGGCCGTTTATTCGAAGTGACACACCAAGGCGAAGTGGTCTGGGAATACGTCAATCCGTTCTTCGCCAGCTACCCCGATGCGCCTTCGCGCAATTACTTGCCGGGCGAAAACAACGCGATCTTCCGCGCGCATCGCTACCAGCGCGAAGACCTGCCATGGCTGCGTGACTGA
- a CDS encoding TonB-dependent receptor has protein sequence MPMLPAAANNLPSNSDVLQPVTVEARRRSEDAQQVPTAMSVLGAQTLEEQRLYRLQDLQQAMPSVNVAFMHARQSSLSIRGLGNNPASDGLEGSAGIYLDNVYLGRPGMAVFDLLDVEQIELLRGPQGTLFGKNTTAGVLNITTRRPSFTPQGSLSTSVGEDGYTQTQASFSGPLNDTLAGRIAAYRTRENGYVENDFDGHTLGGGVRQGARGQLLFQPNEDFNLRWLADYHEEDSSAGTRSLFSTGPTINGVNRYEQRAAAVGATLAKGRHVNLDADQSVKVFQGGTSLEANWNLPGDYTLTSISAYRWWDFTPRNDDELNVDVMHNVGQSARDKQYSQEIRLASPIGERFDYVLGGYYFRQEMRNTVFTDYGPLADTWNGTPQGALNNVTSVGHGEVDTDSFATFAQGTWHLTPRLDFSLGLRGTYERKLAEVTRNAPVGGAAGSGAAAAARAGRIGAYDSGDLSLYSFSPSALASLAWHVNDQVLAYASLSHGEKSGGVNLSVASAPVAGADSLLIGSERANDMELGIKTTLLDQRLVLNANLFWTEVHGYQTNAYDDVNLTSYLTNAGSVRSRGLEVDSSWRPLRGLTLNLNGSWNDVRYLSYEDAPCPAEVALRPGAPASCDLSGHAVVGASKWIFNSSASYQWNLDDGLQPYVNGNYAWRSHAVGTVDDSREAQLPGYGLVNLSTGVRGDWGRGQWDVSLWLKNAFDKTYYTTLWNSPNGAYTGVLGTPRTLGMTARYDF, from the coding sequence ATGCCCATGTTGCCCGCAGCGGCCAATAATCTGCCGAGCAATTCCGATGTCCTGCAACCGGTGACGGTCGAGGCCCGCCGTCGCAGCGAAGATGCCCAGCAAGTACCCACGGCCATGAGCGTGCTCGGCGCGCAAACCCTTGAAGAACAACGCTTGTATCGCCTGCAGGATTTGCAGCAGGCGATGCCCAGCGTCAACGTCGCATTCATGCATGCACGGCAATCGAGCCTGTCGATTCGCGGTCTGGGCAATAACCCGGCCAGTGACGGACTGGAGGGCAGCGCCGGGATCTATCTGGATAACGTCTACCTCGGTCGCCCCGGCATGGCTGTGTTCGATCTGCTGGATGTCGAGCAGATCGAGTTGCTGCGCGGCCCGCAAGGCACGCTGTTCGGCAAGAACACCACTGCTGGCGTGTTGAACATCACCACTCGGCGACCTTCGTTTACCCCTCAGGGCAGTCTCTCCACTTCGGTGGGTGAGGATGGCTACACGCAAACCCAGGCGAGTTTTTCCGGCCCGCTCAACGACACGCTGGCCGGACGCATTGCCGCCTATCGAACCCGTGAAAATGGCTACGTGGAAAACGACTTCGACGGCCACACGCTGGGTGGTGGCGTGCGGCAGGGCGCACGCGGGCAACTGCTGTTCCAGCCCAACGAGGATTTCAACCTGCGCTGGCTGGCCGACTATCACGAAGAAGACTCGAGCGCCGGCACTCGCTCACTGTTCAGCACCGGGCCGACGATCAATGGCGTCAACCGTTACGAGCAGCGCGCAGCGGCGGTGGGCGCGACGCTGGCGAAGGGGCGCCATGTCAATCTGGACGCCGACCAGAGCGTCAAAGTGTTTCAGGGCGGCACGTCGCTGGAAGCCAATTGGAATTTGCCCGGTGACTACACGCTGACCTCGATCAGCGCCTACCGTTGGTGGGATTTCACCCCGCGTAACGACGATGAGCTGAACGTCGATGTCATGCACAACGTCGGGCAGTCGGCGCGGGACAAGCAGTACTCTCAGGAGATTCGCCTGGCTTCGCCGATCGGTGAGCGTTTCGATTACGTCCTGGGCGGGTATTACTTCCGTCAGGAAATGCGCAATACCGTGTTCACCGACTACGGCCCGTTGGCCGATACCTGGAATGGCACGCCGCAAGGTGCGCTGAACAACGTCACCAGCGTCGGCCACGGTGAAGTCGATACCGACAGTTTCGCCACATTCGCCCAAGGCACCTGGCACCTGACCCCGCGACTGGATTTCAGCCTGGGCCTGCGCGGCACCTATGAACGCAAACTCGCCGAGGTGACGCGCAATGCACCGGTCGGTGGTGCGGCGGGCAGCGGTGCCGCAGCGGCGGCGAGGGCGGGGCGGATCGGTGCTTACGACTCCGGTGATTTGAGCCTGTACAGCTTCAGCCCTTCGGCGCTGGCCAGCCTGGCCTGGCATGTCAACGATCAGGTGCTGGCGTATGCCTCGCTGTCCCACGGCGAAAAGTCCGGCGGGGTTAATCTCAGCGTGGCCAGTGCGCCGGTCGCGGGTGCCGATTCCTTGTTGATTGGCAGCGAACGGGCCAACGACATGGAACTGGGGATCAAGACCACGCTGCTCGACCAGCGCCTGGTGCTCAATGCCAACCTGTTCTGGACCGAAGTACATGGTTACCAGACCAACGCCTACGATGACGTCAACCTTACCAGCTATCTGACCAACGCCGGTTCGGTGCGCAGTCGCGGGCTGGAAGTGGATAGCAGTTGGCGTCCGCTGCGAGGGTTGACTCTGAACCTCAACGGCTCGTGGAACGACGTGCGTTATCTGTCTTACGAGGATGCACCTTGCCCGGCCGAAGTAGCGTTGCGTCCGGGTGCGCCGGCATCTTGCGACCTCAGTGGTCATGCGGTGGTGGGCGCGTCGAAATGGATCTTCAACAGCAGCGCCAGTTACCAGTGGAATCTGGACGATGGCCTGCAACCCTACGTCAACGGCAACTACGCGTGGCGCTCGCACGCGGTCGGCACCGTGGATGATTCCCGTGAGGCGCAGTTACCGGGTTACGGCCTGGTGAACCTTTCCACCGGTGTGCGCGGCGACTGGGGCCGGGGGCAGTGGGACGTGTCGTTGTGGCTGAAAAACGCCTTCGACAAAACCTACTACACCACCCTCTGGAATTCACCGAACGGCGCCTACACCGGCGTACTCGGCACGCCGCGAACGTTGGGCATGACGGCGCGATACGACTTCTGA
- a CDS encoding Hcp family type VI secretion system effector, translating into MANHGYMKITGKAQGLISSGCSTQDSIGNKCQTAHKDEIMVLSYSHNMANIGNANKPTHNPVIITKNVDKSSPLLAQALSSREEINCIINFYRISPFGLQEKFYTVEIRGGMVTDLTLDMPHVVLQNDVEPQEHVAIRYQDIIWTHHLAGTSGYSSWWE; encoded by the coding sequence ATGGCTAATCACGGTTATATGAAGATCACAGGCAAGGCTCAAGGATTGATTTCATCGGGTTGTTCAACCCAGGACTCCATTGGCAACAAGTGTCAGACTGCACATAAAGACGAAATCATGGTGCTGTCTTACAGCCACAACATGGCCAATATCGGAAACGCTAACAAGCCGACGCACAATCCCGTCATCATCACAAAAAACGTTGATAAGTCATCGCCTTTACTGGCTCAAGCGCTTTCAAGCAGAGAAGAAATAAACTGCATTATCAACTTCTACCGAATATCGCCGTTTGGCCTGCAGGAAAAGTTTTACACGGTAGAAATCAGGGGCGGCATGGTCACGGACCTGACACTCGATATGCCCCATGTGGTTTTACAGAATGACGTCGAACCGCAAGAGCACGTTGCTATTCGATATCAAGACATCATATGGACTCATCACCTGGCAGGAACCAGTGGTTACAGTTCATGGTGGGAATAA
- a CDS encoding DUF4225 domain-containing protein, with the protein MSPLKSSCKPGSCDYWMVSNAAANLANQACTLSARHIKDGTLRIQFNREVSYYARGIVNDVAQGKRSPEQGLKAIKDEQNSLLSQSVEIARKGVGAIAGALQFVAGAGICYGSAGALCLFVGAPLMAHGANNTYENGRNLWEGRSDIQGPVRKGYQETAKLIGGGAFEGNMAYGAVDLGLSVYGLDRLVLKPDAWRLFRYVHSDYVRGYENVSKKVLATEVISDGITIRSVHLDVRERDE; encoded by the coding sequence ATGAGCCCACTGAAGAGTAGCTGCAAGCCAGGGAGTTGCGATTATTGGATGGTCAGTAATGCTGCTGCCAATCTGGCTAATCAAGCTTGTACGTTAAGTGCGCGTCACATTAAGGATGGCACGTTGCGCATCCAGTTCAATCGCGAGGTTTCTTATTACGCCAGAGGCATTGTCAATGACGTTGCGCAGGGAAAAAGAAGTCCTGAGCAGGGCCTCAAAGCCATAAAAGACGAGCAGAACAGCCTGTTAAGCCAGTCGGTGGAGATTGCTAGAAAAGGCGTCGGTGCAATTGCAGGTGCACTTCAATTCGTAGCAGGTGCGGGGATTTGCTACGGCTCGGCCGGTGCATTGTGCCTTTTTGTCGGCGCGCCTTTGATGGCTCACGGGGCCAATAATACTTATGAGAATGGGCGGAACTTGTGGGAGGGGCGGTCGGATATACAGGGGCCCGTTAGAAAAGGTTATCAAGAGACCGCTAAATTGATTGGGGGCGGAGCATTTGAAGGGAATATGGCTTATGGGGCCGTTGACTTGGGGCTTTCGGTATATGGCCTCGACAGGCTGGTATTGAAGCCGGATGCGTGGCGGTTGTTTAGGTATGTGCATTCTGATTATGTTCGCGGTTATGAGAATGTGAGCAAAAAGGTATTGGCGACTGAAGTTATTTCGGACGGCATAACGATAAGATCCGTGCATTTAGATGTCCGGGAGCGCGATGAGTAA
- a CDS encoding FAD-binding oxidoreductase, with product MFQQSQRHVDSYYAHSCAAILRDRPALSGDHDTDVVIIGAGFSGLHTALRLALAGKRVTLLEASRVAWAASGRNGGQAILGWSCDMPPLEAALGHERAKRLWDGMRWAARELRELPGRHAFDCDYRPGHLWTSVMPRRVSLLTEWQHEASHKWGHDALQFIPREELPRWVASERYQAGLYDPEGAHLNPLKLALGLAAAIERAGGCIFEQSKALSYQEEGAGFRVNTERGSIKADVLVLACNAYLDELDPQLSSCILPVGTYQVATAPLTSEQATALLPSNVCVTDNQFVLDYFRRTPDNRLLFGGGCTYLGGMPKDIVAATRPFLERVFPQLKGVEVQFAWGGHIDLTLNRTPDVGGAGNRYWLQGYSGHGVLPTLAAARAVSDAILGNADELALYQGLSNGSFPGGKYLAAPLEAIGKAWYRLRDSI from the coding sequence ATGTTTCAGCAATCCCAGCGCCATGTCGACAGCTATTACGCCCACAGTTGCGCCGCCATCCTCCGCGATCGACCTGCATTGAGCGGTGACCACGATACCGACGTGGTGATCATTGGCGCCGGTTTCAGTGGGCTGCACACCGCGCTGCGCCTGGCGTTGGCCGGCAAGCGGGTAACGTTGCTGGAAGCCAGCCGGGTGGCGTGGGCGGCCTCGGGGCGCAATGGCGGGCAGGCGATTCTGGGCTGGTCGTGTGATATGCCGCCGCTGGAAGCCGCGCTTGGTCATGAGCGGGCTAAACGGCTGTGGGACGGCATGCGCTGGGCGGCTCGCGAACTGCGTGAACTGCCGGGGCGGCATGCTTTCGACTGCGACTATCGCCCGGGGCATCTATGGACGTCGGTGATGCCGCGCCGAGTCAGTCTGCTGACCGAATGGCAACACGAAGCGAGCCACAAATGGGGCCACGATGCGTTGCAATTCATCCCGCGCGAAGAACTGCCGCGATGGGTCGCCAGCGAGCGCTATCAGGCAGGGCTTTACGACCCGGAAGGCGCGCACCTCAATCCGTTGAAACTGGCACTGGGTCTGGCGGCTGCCATCGAACGGGCCGGTGGCTGCATCTTTGAGCAAAGCAAAGCACTGAGTTATCAGGAGGAGGGCGCAGGTTTTCGGGTCAACACCGAGCGCGGTTCGATCAAGGCCGATGTATTGGTGCTCGCCTGCAACGCCTATCTCGATGAACTCGATCCGCAACTGTCCAGCTGCATTCTGCCGGTGGGCACCTATCAAGTCGCCACCGCGCCGCTCACCTCAGAGCAAGCCACCGCACTGTTGCCGAGCAATGTCTGCGTGACCGACAACCAGTTCGTCCTCGATTACTTCCGCCGCACGCCGGACAACCGTTTGTTGTTCGGCGGTGGCTGCACTTATCTGGGCGGCATGCCCAAGGACATCGTGGCGGCGACCCGGCCGTTTCTCGAACGGGTGTTCCCGCAGCTCAAAGGCGTCGAGGTGCAGTTTGCGTGGGGCGGGCACATCGACCTGACACTGAACCGCACGCCGGATGTCGGCGGCGCGGGCAACCGTTACTGGCTGCAAGGTTACTCGGGCCACGGTGTGCTGCCGACACTGGCCGCCGCTCGCGCCGTGTCCGATGCGATTCTCGGCAATGCCGATGAGTTGGCGTTGTATCAGGGCCTGAGTAATGGCAGCTTCCCCGGCGGCAAATACCTCGCCGCACCACTCGAAGCCATCGGCAAAGCCTGGTATCGCCTGCGAGACAGCATCTGA
- a CDS encoding XRE family transcriptional regulator: MNKQEEIAALAILIHDLRKHKKWTLKELADKIGRSVGFLSQVERGLSRPTVADLTAISETFGVPTTYFYSLPKAKELPFVTRPDERRTLYYANGITDILVSPQMRASFSMLESHLEAGASSGDRHISDSSEQGGYVLEGELTLWLGDDEEPATLKAGDSFQFDSHTRCRYGNLTDQLTRVLWVYT; encoded by the coding sequence ATGAACAAGCAAGAAGAAATCGCTGCGCTGGCGATCCTGATCCACGATCTGCGCAAGCATAAGAAGTGGACCCTCAAGGAGCTAGCCGACAAGATCGGTCGCTCGGTGGGTTTTCTCTCGCAAGTCGAGCGCGGCTTGTCGCGGCCCACCGTGGCCGACCTGACGGCGATCAGCGAAACCTTCGGCGTGCCGACCACCTATTTCTACAGTTTGCCCAAAGCCAAGGAATTGCCGTTTGTCACGCGCCCGGACGAGCGTCGCACGCTGTATTACGCCAACGGCATCACTGACATCCTGGTATCGCCGCAGATGCGCGCCTCGTTTTCCATGCTCGAAAGTCATCTGGAAGCAGGCGCGAGCAGCGGTGACCGGCACATCAGTGACAGCTCGGAGCAGGGCGGTTACGTGCTCGAAGGCGAACTGACCCTGTGGCTGGGCGATGACGAAGAACCGGCGACGCTCAAGGCTGGCGATAGCTTCCAGTTCGACAGCCACACCCGCTGCCGCTACGGCAATCTCACCGACCAGCTCACCCGCGTGCTGTGGGTCTACACCTGA